Part of the Mus caroli unplaced genomic scaffold, CAROLI_EIJ_v1.1 scaffold_15167_1, whole genome shotgun sequence genome is shown below.
NNNNNNNNNNNNNNNNNNNNNNNNNNNNNNNNNNNNNNNNNNNNNNNNNNNNNNNNNNNNNNNNNNNNNNNNNNNNNNNNNNNNNNNNNNNNNCATTTTAACAAGTGGAGTtcatcattttaatttacatgGCTATCCAGTCCTCTCTCCCTTTTACTTGTTGGGTTActgttttgtgtttgagtgtataAGGGAGAGCAGGTATGCatatgccacagcatgcatgtagagatcagaggacaatcctGAGCCATTGTTTAGTACAGGCCTCTGGCTTTCTGATATTGTGGAATGCCAGGGTAGCTGGTCTACAAGCTTTTGAGAATTTACCTGAACCCCCTGAACTTCAAACAGGAGCACTAGGACTCTAGATACATGCTAACAAGTctggctttacatgggttctgggagtcaaactcaggttccCAATAATGCACTGAAGCACTCTACCCATTGAACCTGCTTCCAAGTACTTCACTCTTTCCTCATGTTGGGCATTGACTCCTATCTCTTCCCTTATTGACTTTTTTTGTATATTATGAAGTTCTgggtttcttttaaagatttatttatttatgttatgaatATGAGTaaactgttgttgtcttcagatacacctgATGTGGGTCACAGATGGTTTTGatccttcatgtggttgctgggaattgaacttgggacctctggaagagcagccagcattcttaactcctgagtcatctcttcagccccttggttttgtttttgaggtagggtctcaNAGTGTAACCATCACTGTCTTAGAAACTGCTATATTGGCCAGGGTGTGACAAATGGTAAATGTCACTATCAGACCAAGATTATCTGAGAAGCACACCCTTATGATCTCTACATTACTCTCCTGTTATAACTGGACACAGCTGTGATACAGCCCGGAGACAGCACAGGAGGTAAGTGTTTCTCCACTTCTTTTCTATTCCGACAACCTGGTGAATCCTGTGGCTACTTACATGCTATTTTCCCTCAGACAATCCCAGTCTCCAGAGTCTCAGAGAGCTCCAGTAAACTGAGAATGGGggctcacatctataatcccagcgctcaggaggaagaggctcatggatctctgtgagtgccaggccaccctggtctatacaTCAACACAAAAAGGATACCAGAAAGGCTTTCTCATGATCACTTGGCTAATCAGGAGCAGTCACGCTGCTCTCAGTGACTACAAAACTCATTTCTCTCAGTATCTCCTGGATCCTCTGAGGACCTTGTTTAGTACATAGACACAGGTCACAGAACTGAGCTGCAAGCCTTTATTAGAATCAGTCTAAGAGACTGGATGATGAAAGAACAGGATCAGGAATCCAACTtcaggagagaaagaggacaggTCAGCAAGATGGCACTTGGATCAGACATTTTGCAAAGATGGGTTGCCCAAAACACATTAACATCTATTGTCCTAATTGCTTGTCTATAAGTTCTACAATGGGTGTTATTACATTGCCGTCAGTATAGAATTGCTGCCATTCTGGGCCGGCAACCATGGCTTCCTGgaaaacagaaaggcagagaggaacagTGTTGGCTATAGGCAAGATACGGGACCTCAGCAGGGCTCCCCACCACCGACAAAGAGACTGCTCCTCATGCACAGTAAAGAAAATCCCATGCAGTGACTCAGGTCTCCAGTAACAAATTCTGCCTCAGGGGATTGGAGCCCACGCACACCCTTCAGGAGGAAGCCTGAAAACCAACATAGCCAGAAGGGACGAAGGGGAGAAGGTTCTGGAAAGCATAATGGGGGCTAGGTCTGCAGCGCGACAGTAGAGCTGAGTATGAGTTTGGTGATGATTCCCACACCTGAGCACCTCTCTCCAGGCACATTGGCTGTGTAGCCATGTTAAAAATATGTCCTTCATGTGGACTTGTTAGAGGAAAAACATTTTGGATAGCACGGTGCTTTTTCGAGACATGATACTCAAGTCAAATACTTTGGAATATAGGGTGAGAGCTGTACTGTTTAAAATATACATCTCTGCAATACAGTTATGCTTAAAACAAGAGAGGACAGGAGACAACAGTGGTGAGGAACTTTAGGCattccctggggtgggggtggcatttGAGACATGGTGGGAGGTTTTGTTTTAGCACAGATGATGCCCACAGAAATGGGATTCATCAATGCCTGGGGAATAATAGACCCCAGAGAGGTTCCAAAAAAGACACTGGAGAGAAATTTCAAGCATCTTAGAGTAGAACTTTGAGTACCAAACCTGTGCAGAGGCTATTCCAAGGACTCCCCTGTTCCTACTATGGGTGAGAACCCCATGTTTACCCAGCATGTGGGAGTGAGCTGCAGAATCATGCAAGGAACAGGCTGGCTGTGTAACCTGCATGCTGCTTTACAAATACTAGGGTGGGCAAGGGTTTAAGTTCTGAGTTGCAGGTCACCTGGCATGTAGTAATGGTTGCATTTAAAACTGGTACACAGCTTTACAGCATCTGTTGCATGGGTGAGTGGAGGTAAAGAGAAAATTACCATAATTTTGGGTTCTAGAAGTCTGTTTCTTAAACTTTCCTCTCTGTAGCAGCCCTGGATTTTTTCAAAGGCCACCTTTTCCTCTGCAGTAGCATTGAATGCCTGGAGTTCTTGATACATCCACACCCTACTTCCAGAGACAACACTTGCATAGCCTTCGAAGAAAGGAACACATGCTTCTGctgcaaacacagagagaaaaataccaTTAAAAGACAATGGGATGGTCAAATCAGAGGCTCAATGTTCCTTGTAGCATCTACAAATGCCTTAACTGACTTTTCTCATAGTCAAACCCTCCTGAAGGCTTCAGCCTCCCAGAAACAACATGGTTTACATGAGATACACAGATCTAGCAGAAAAACATCCATGAGTTTGATATCTGGATATCTGACCTTCacataatcccaacacttgcCTCAGCTTCAACTGTGCATCTAAGGTCCCTTTATCATGAGTATCATCTCCAGCACACCTATGTCCCCACATCCCACAAATCCACAGTTCTAACTCAGTGCAGAAAGAATCAATTTTCTTCTGCAGCTCCTTTCCAGTGGCCTCCCAAGGACACCTAGGTCTGTCTCAGGGCCCCATTTAGAGATCTCCATGGGACTGAACAAGGGTACCACTCTCACTTGTCTGGAAGATCAGCCCTCCAGTC
Proteins encoded:
- the LOC110287800 gene encoding secretoglobin family 2B member 20-like, with translation MKGTLLLLGLLVTGGLIFQTTEACVPFFEGYASVVSGSRVWMYQELQAFNATAEEKVAFEKIQGCYREESLRNRLLEPKIMEAMVAGPEWQQFYTDGNVITPIVELIDKQLGQ